GGTACTCCGGTTTCAATCTGCCTGGTGCCCGCATCTTTCATCAGATCCATTATTTCTTCAAGGACATTTTTCATGCACATAGTTTATCACACGAATGGTGCTTTTAGGCAATCAATAGGCATTTTCAGGTCTATTTTGGTGGCGCAGCTGCGGCTACAATTAGAACCAAGCCAAACACAAACCAAGGAGGATCTTATGACAATTGCGATAGTAACGGGTGGAAGTAATGGCATTGGAAAAGCGGCGGCGCTGGAGCTTGGCAAGCGCGGAATTAGCGTCATTCTCACCTATAATTCCTACAAGGAACGTGCAGAAGATGTGGTTAAGGAAATTGAGAAAAATGCAGGTGTCCGGGCAGCCGCACTGAAGCTGGATCTGACGCAGATATCAACCTTTGCAGGCTTTATTCAAGAAGTGAAGGAGAGTCTCCAAAACATTTGGAACCGGACAACCTTTGATTACTTGGTGAATAATGGCGGTATCGGCGGACCCATGCTGTTCACTGAGATGAGTGAAGAATATTTCGACAAGATTCTGAATACAAACTTCAAAGGACCTGTTTTTCTAACACAACAGCTTGCCGGATTCATGGAGGACGCCGGAGCTATTGTCAATACCACGAGTTCATCGAAAAATCAATCATTTCCGGGCTACTCCGTCTACGGCTCGTTAAAAGCAGCCTTCTCAACTTGGACCCGCTATATTGCCAAAGAGCTTGCACCGCGCCATATTCGGGTCAACGCCGTGTCGCCTGGTCCTACGCACAGCAATTTCGGCGATGGAGTATTCGATAAACATCCCGAATTCATTAAGCCGCTGGCTGAGCAATCTGTATTTGGCAGAATCGGCCACCCCGAAGATATAGCGAAGGTTATTGTGAGCTTGTTGTCCGATGAGTTCGGGTGGGTTACAGCCCAGGACATTGAAGTGTCTGGCGGACATTTGCTTTAATTCTGCTCAAGTGGAAACGGCTTAGCCGTCCTTTTAAGAAAAGGTCACTGTCCCATATATGCCAAAAGACCGTCCTCCCGGCAAAGAAGTACGGTCTTTTGGACGTATTCTGTTCCTATGCGAATCTCTTACTTATTGTACAATCTGTAGAGGAATACCGCCGCTTCTGCTTTGGTGGTATTGCCGGCCGGATTGATCTTGTTACCGCTGCCTTGGATAAGCCCTTCCTTCACCATGGCGGCTACGCTGCTCATCGCATAGGAAGCCACCTTGGACTTGTCGGAGAATTTCTCCAGATCCGCAGTTGTACCCTGGGTATTCAGCTTTTTCTCCAGCTTCAGGGCCCGTTCGGTCAACACCATCATGTCCTGCCTTGTAATCTTCTGATCGCTGCCGAAGCTGCCGTTGTCGAGGCCATTCGCAATTCCAAGCGCTTTGGCAATGACAAGTTCATTATAGTAGTAAGCATTCTTCTGTACATCGCTGAAATTGCCCTCTGCCTTCGCAGTCAACCCAAGTGCTCTGACAAGGGAATACAGGAAATCCGCTCTGGTGATGTCCGTTGACGGATTGAATAACTGTCCTTCTGTCTTGAGAATATCCTTCGATGCAAGAACTTCGACCGCGTTCTTCGCCCATGTCACCTTTCCGAGATCTGTGAATGTCTTGGATGCGTAAGATACTGCGAAATCGCCGAAATGAGTAGTTGTGAAGGTGACCCTACCAGTCTTGGAAACATACCGTCCGCTTGGTACGGTCATCAACTTTCCACTTTCGTCCATGTACCGGATAACGATCATTTCAGGATTCTTCAATTCATCCGCAGTTGGCTGGTAAGGCACGGATACCGTTACAGGTGCACCGGGATTGCTCCAGGTTGTTTCTTTGCCATCCACCTTAAGGCTAAGCTGAATGAACGGTCTATCGCCTAGAGCCGCCTTTTCTTCCGCTGTGAGCCCCAACTTGTCGCCTTTTCCAATCTCCAGCGCTACTTCCTTGCCGCTGCTTTCAGGTGTGCCTGTCAATAGATTACCGGAAATGACAACCTGACCGAATTCGGTGGAAATAGTCAGTTTGTTATCCTTGGTTCCGCTGGTCAGTGCTGCGGCAGGCAAGCCTACCGAGTATGAATTCACTCCTTGCACGGCAGGAATGTCCAGCGTCACATTTTTCCCGATGAATTCCTTTGCTTGTGCCAGATCCGATACCTTAACTGATGCAGTCGTATTGTTCACTGTTGCCTGCATGGTTACTTTCTGGCCTTCTACAACGGGTGCTGCAGGTGTTGGAGAAACTGCTGGTGCAGACGTTGCATAGGTTCCAGGTGCAGACGTTGCAGGCGCAGGTGTTGCTGGTTCAGGTGTTGGTGATGGTGTTCCAGGCTTGGGAGTGGCCGGAGTCTCCGTCTTACTGTTGGTTACTTTCAGGGTATAGGTCTTTACCCTTCCGTCTACCCCTGTAACCTCAACCTTTATATCTGTTTTGGTGCCCGGTGTCAGCATTATAGCTTCGGAAGCTGTACCGCTGGCAACCACCGTATCGTTGACTTTCAGGGTTGACCTGCTGTCTGCCGCCGCCGCTGTCACGGTAATGCTGCTGGCATCCTTCAGGGACACATCATACTCTGTGGTGGCCGCGTTGAACGCTGGCTCTAGTGTTCCTGCACTCAAGGACAAGCTGCTGAGGTCGGCGTTCACGCTATTAGGTGTATAGACTCCAAGATCGCCAAGGTCGATGGCATTATTCCCGATGGCCTGATATTCGCCAGTAAAATAATCATCCAAATAAGAATGTCCCAGAATGAACCGGTCCGGCTTCATAGCGCCATAGTACCCGGCATTCGCATTACTTTGGCCGTCAAACAGGACATAGCTTCCCTGCCATCCGGAACCGGTTACGCCCCAGCTGATGATGTGATCAATATACGGGGCGAACTTGTTAAACATTTTGTAGAGCAGTGCGTACTGATAACCAAGAGCGTCCGACTGTCTGACATTAAGCACTGCCGGAGCAGTTGCGCCTCCTCCAGGGGCATCGGTCGGCACCTTAAGATCCAGCTCTGAATAGGTAATACCCGACAGCAGGCCCCGGTCAACGAGAGAGGCATAGAGGGCCATCGCATATTGGTTGTCACTTGCAAGGGTCTTACCTACCGCATCATGTCCCTGGATTCCGATATCTTCGATCAGGGGTCTTCCGTCATACAGCGGATCAGAACGCCATGCGGTGTTTAATTCGAGAACCATATTGTATACGGTTCTAGCTTTGCTGCGGGTGGCAAGCCCGTAATCGTTGTAAGTCAGCTTCGGAGGATTGTCAACGATGTAGCTGTCAATGCTGCCTTTGGTGTCGTGTCCATCCAGCTTCATATACTCTGGAAGGTTAGCGTAATTGGCTTTGTAAGCTTCCGCCATCTTGGCGTTGGGGGCCGCGATGTGCGCGTTTTTGAACAGCAGGTATACGTAATGATCGGTGATGTCGCCGCCAATCTGATCATCCGACATGGCAGCAAGCCAGTTAGTATGCTTCAGGCTCGTTCTCCAGCTGTTCGCATCCTTAGGGATAATCTCGCTGTGGCGGCTCTCGTGTACTTCTTCGTTCAGCACATCCCACGAATTGAAAGGAATGACGCCCCGGGCTTC
The sequence above is a segment of the Paenibacillus sp. FSL R7-0204 genome. Coding sequences within it:
- a CDS encoding SDR family NAD(P)-dependent oxidoreductase; this encodes MTIAIVTGGSNGIGKAAALELGKRGISVILTYNSYKERAEDVVKEIEKNAGVRAAALKLDLTQISTFAGFIQEVKESLQNIWNRTTFDYLVNNGGIGGPMLFTEMSEEYFDKILNTNFKGPVFLTQQLAGFMEDAGAIVNTTSSSKNQSFPGYSVYGSLKAAFSTWTRYIAKELAPRHIRVNAVSPGPTHSNFGDGVFDKHPEFIKPLAEQSVFGRIGHPEDIAKVIVSLLSDEFGWVTAQDIEVSGGHLL
- a CDS encoding S-layer homology domain-containing protein, producing the protein MNSRKYVISISRLLVIIMLFSIFTYTPVPAAAAGEEPSVELSGLIAEAEALKTGNTEFPLQVSHSVYGSVYGSDVKQAWPWVHVDELQALNDAIELARNANTPNDEAVATLKEAIMNFSKNIKSDGSDPYFRLDPGPGKVSVKVTAATNGWTARTPLDNRVPADFAGGTFKTIAYPFADAQGKSEVLQINYAHNGKSTFGGISLESPLSPAVNVTEGSTIEFDVYYPKSAQGKFMRWRIRNNNNTPSPSDSYLRDYQYNNLNPDWVGSYNGESWLKAHHSINASTGLSSNFVLELHGENSRPAETGMLLVSNIQITAPDPNGEALPNVVNKENQSVVAPLKSLYNKKNGLFMVGAIGTGPVTGTRANHYEIFVDGNNLKAEGTHPRGPEWLKNVNGEAMNGATTAPGLAEYSFPTNSYQAIRDSGTPGQYKSHGHVLAWYNQAPGWMAQMIPASLPSGYNGSAEFYGLGNGVTTTVKVDKEMARRVQFNHTMYVMRHFLTTDTKYGSSEARGVIPFNSWDVLNEEVHESRHSEIIPKDANSWRTSLKHTNWLAAMSDDQIGGDITDHYVYLLFKNAHIAAPNAKMAEAYKANYANLPEYMKLDGHDTKGSIDSYIVDNPPKLTYNDYGLATRSKARTVYNMVLELNTAWRSDPLYDGRPLIEDIGIQGHDAVGKTLASDNQYAMALYASLVDRGLLSGITYSELDLKVPTDAPGGGATAPAVLNVRQSDALGYQYALLYKMFNKFAPYIDHIISWGVTGSGWQGSYVLFDGQSNANAGYYGAMKPDRFILGHSYLDDYFTGEYQAIGNNAIDLGDLGVYTPNSVNADLSSLSLSAGTLEPAFNAATTEYDVSLKDASSITVTAAAADSRSTLKVNDTVVASGTASEAIMLTPGTKTDIKVEVTGVDGRVKTYTLKVTNSKTETPATPKPGTPSPTPEPATPAPATSAPGTYATSAPAVSPTPAAPVVEGQKVTMQATVNNTTASVKVSDLAQAKEFIGKNVTLDIPAVQGVNSYSVGLPAAALTSGTKDNKLTISTEFGQVVISGNLLTGTPESSGKEVALEIGKGDKLGLTAEEKAALGDRPFIQLSLKVDGKETTWSNPGAPVTVSVPYQPTADELKNPEMIVIRYMDESGKLMTVPSGRYVSKTGRVTFTTTHFGDFAVSYASKTFTDLGKVTWAKNAVEVLASKDILKTEGQLFNPSTDITRADFLYSLVRALGLTAKAEGNFSDVQKNAYYYNELVIAKALGIANGLDNGSFGSDQKITRQDMMVLTERALKLEKKLNTQGTTADLEKFSDKSKVASYAMSSVAAMVKEGLIQGSGNKINPAGNTTKAEAAVFLYRLYNK